Proteins encoded by one window of Mesorhizobium sp. INR15:
- a CDS encoding SDR family oxidoreductase translates to MTLYRANPQHGVAWITGGSSGIGRSLAKDLAAQGYTVAVTALDDDPIDTLVVETAQMPGSVKAYPCDVTDEPRMARTVAMIEKELGPIVLAVFNAGNYIATPGENLTVRDFRKSFEVNYFGIVNGLVPLVERMRVRARGHIVLVGSVTAYFGWPTTAAYGGTKAAINILAESLKYDFDKMNVRIQVMNPGFIDTPLTEKNMLPMPGLMPVNRASRRMAKGINSGGFEVTFPRRLSWGLKLLSILPRPLCRWFISLATHWPARPLNYDRKPPQD, encoded by the coding sequence ATGACACTCTACCGGGCCAACCCGCAGCACGGCGTCGCCTGGATTACCGGGGGCAGCAGCGGCATCGGCCGTTCCCTGGCCAAGGACCTCGCCGCCCAAGGCTATACCGTCGCCGTGACCGCGCTCGACGACGATCCGATCGACACGCTTGTCGTCGAGACGGCGCAGATGCCGGGCAGCGTCAAAGCCTATCCATGCGATGTGACCGATGAGCCGCGCATGGCAAGGACCGTCGCCATGATCGAGAAGGAACTCGGTCCCATCGTGCTTGCCGTGTTCAATGCCGGGAATTACATCGCCACGCCGGGGGAAAACCTCACCGTTCGCGATTTCCGCAAATCCTTCGAAGTCAACTATTTCGGCATCGTCAATGGCCTGGTGCCGCTCGTCGAGCGCATGCGCGTCCGCGCGCGCGGCCATATCGTGCTCGTCGGCTCGGTCACTGCCTATTTCGGCTGGCCAACCACGGCCGCCTATGGTGGCACCAAGGCAGCGATCAACATCCTTGCTGAATCGCTGAAGTATGATTTCGACAAGATGAATGTCCGCATCCAGGTGATGAATCCGGGGTTTATCGACACGCCGCTGACCGAGAAGAACATGTTGCCGATGCCTGGACTGATGCCGGTCAACCGCGCTTCGCGGCGTATGGCCAAGGGGATCAACTCCGGCGGCTTCGAAGTCACCTTCCCACGCCGGCTGAGCTGGGGTTTGAAGTTGCTCAGCATCCTGCCGAGGCCGCTCTGTCGCTGGTTCATCAGCCTTGCGACCCACTGGCCGGCGCGTCCCCTGAACTACGACCGCAAGCCGCCGCAAGACTGA